A window from Ignavibacteriota bacterium encodes these proteins:
- a CDS encoding geranylgeranylglycerol-phosphate geranylgeranyltransferase — protein MKKFLAIIKISRPINFLITFIVVISSAIISSEDFYVSQNIFVAAFSASLIAAAGNIINDIFDFNIDLINRPERPLPANEISINFAIILYIIFTAGGLFLSYYISWDLFFIAISVSLILLLYSYLLKRIILLGNITIAFCTALAFIYGGVTVNNLQAAIIPALFAFLVNLIREIVKDVEDQKGDLENNIITFPLKFGMRSTKIILSFLIIVSILFTFYPFVNSIYKIEYFLIVLFSVNLILAYVLKLILNINFENKISQISNLLKLSMIFGLIAILFG, from the coding sequence ATGAAAAAATTTTTGGCAATAATAAAAATTTCTCGACCAATAAATTTTCTCATAACATTTATTGTTGTAATTTCATCCGCAATAATTTCTTCGGAAGATTTTTACGTTTCGCAAAATATTTTTGTGGCAGCTTTTTCAGCATCATTAATTGCGGCAGCTGGAAATATAATTAATGATATTTTTGATTTTAATATTGATTTAATTAATCGTCCAGAAAGACCGCTTCCGGCAAATGAAATCTCAATAAACTTTGCAATTATTTTATATATAATATTTACTGCTGGTGGATTATTTTTATCTTATTACATTTCATGGGATTTATTTTTTATTGCAATTTCTGTAAGTCTAATTTTACTTCTTTATTCATATTTATTAAAAAGAATAATTCTCCTTGGCAATATTACAATAGCTTTTTGTACGGCATTGGCATTTATTTATGGCGGAGTTACGGTTAATAATTTACAAGCCGCAATTATTCCAGCATTGTTTGCATTCTTAGTAAATTTAATTCGAGAAATTGTAAAAGATGTTGAAGATCAAAAAGGTGATTTAGAAAATAACATAATTACTTTTCCTTTAAAGTTTGGAATGAGATCAACAAAAATAATTTTGTCGTTTCTCATTATTGTTTCAATTCTGTTTACATTTTATCCATTTGTAAATTCCATTTACAAAATTGAGTATTTTTTAATTGTACTTTTTTCTGTTAATTTAATTTTGGCGTATGTTTTAAAACTTATACTAAACATTAATTTTGAAAATAAAATATCACAAATAAGCAATTTACTTAAACTAAGTATGATTTTTGGACTAATAGCAATACTGTTCGGATAA
- a CDS encoding GWxTD domain-containing protein has product MKTLLILFICLSNIFAQVEYSRKGGTAGQTPKFYIDIANYASQDSGKSKIDVFIKIPYSNIQFIKTNLGYSAKYAVTISLYDVEDENLKLEKQWNEKVNTQNFKQTESNSSFNISYKSLTLVPGEYKFVCKIEDLESRKYHPFEQNIKVREFSKNLDLSDIIIVSEFIETKEGSKIIPNISNLVTSQDSALSFFYELYTNKENKQNISYNIVDKEGNQLYKTDVVRELKIGKNEIHETLENIKFALGDYQIVVKINDENHKIVKGITKKFYSKIFGYPTSIKDLDESIKQMQYIANSDDISFIEDGENYNEKLNRYLNYWKRLDPSPNTVENETLNEYYRRVEYANDNFDGYFKGWRSDMGMVYITLGPPDQVTRRPYEIDSKPYEIWDYYILNRSFIFVDQTNFGDYRLENPAYGDWFRYRP; this is encoded by the coding sequence ATGAAAACACTTTTAATTTTATTTATTTGTTTGTCAAATATTTTTGCTCAAGTGGAATATTCCAGAAAAGGCGGAACTGCGGGACAAACTCCTAAATTCTATATTGATATTGCAAATTATGCTAGTCAAGATTCCGGAAAATCGAAAATTGATGTTTTCATAAAAATTCCATATTCAAATATTCAGTTTATAAAAACTAATTTAGGATATTCTGCAAAATACGCTGTAACAATTTCGCTTTATGATGTTGAAGATGAAAATTTGAAATTGGAAAAACAATGGAATGAAAAAGTAAACACTCAAAATTTTAAGCAAACAGAATCTAACTCAAGTTTTAACATTAGTTATAAATCTTTAACACTTGTGCCGGGTGAGTATAAATTTGTTTGCAAAATTGAGGATTTGGAATCAAGAAAATATCATCCGTTTGAACAAAATATTAAAGTGAGAGAATTTTCAAAAAATTTGGATTTAAGTGATATTATAATTGTATCTGAATTTATTGAGACAAAAGAAGGCTCAAAAATAATTCCGAATATTTCTAATTTGGTTACATCTCAAGATTCGGCGCTTTCTTTTTTCTATGAACTTTACACAAACAAAGAGAACAAACAAAATATTTCATACAATATTGTTGATAAAGAAGGAAATCAACTTTACAAAACCGATGTTGTTCGCGAATTAAAAATTGGAAAAAATGAAATTCATGAAACATTGGAGAATATAAAATTTGCATTAGGCGATTATCAAATTGTTGTAAAAATTAATGATGAAAATCATAAAATAGTAAAAGGTATAACAAAGAAATTTTATTCAAAAATATTTGGATATCCAACTTCAATTAAAGATTTGGATGAATCAATAAAACAAATGCAGTACATTGCAAATTCTGATGATATTTCTTTTATTGAAGATGGTGAAAATTATAATGAAAAATTAAATAGATATTTAAATTATTGGAAGAGATTGGATCCATCGCCAAATACAGTTGAGAATGAAACGCTGAATGAATACTACAGAAGAGTTGAATACGCAAACGATAATTTTGATGGATATTTTAAAGGTTGGCGAAGTGATATGGGAATGGTTTATATAACTCTTGGTCCACCGGATCAAGTTACTAGGCGACCTTATGAAATTGACTCAAAGCCATATGAAATATGGGATTATTACATATTGAACAGAAGTTTTATTTTTGTCGACCAAACAAATTTTGGTGATTACAGATTAGAAAATCCGGCTTACGGAGATTGGTTTAGATACAGACCTTAA
- a CDS encoding BamA/TamA family outer membrane protein: MMIRQPFNKIIFAISFLLSLTIYSQNDLNKIFENEIIIVRKINVSNENKSDSLIYKKYFQKLIDAQFNPEYLEFEINNILNFYENNGFPFAEVKIQSVIINSDSNNNKFADIYISIQKGELQKISKVEIEGNIKTNNNVIINELRIASDEKYSQEKIDRIPILLNKLNFFESVETPKYFVDNENNGVLKISIKEKNTNSFDGIIGYVPAQTESGKGYLTGFVNIILRNLFGTGRGTAIKWQQESSATQELSLKYLEPWLFNYPFNLNLEFFQRKQDSSYVKRLFGGILEFLATENISAALILESEFVIPTLTQKAINNIPNSSSLNSGLKVKIDYRDDIFSPTEGLVFGSTYKYRQKKINSSTNSELNGNINYHNYELEFGGYYSFFKSQVLSLEIDAKEIIGDYFDASDYFQFGGTNSLRGYRENSFIGNRVIWSNLEYRFLLSQRSFLFTFWDSGYFLQTNNLENSEIRKERFANGYGLGLSLETGLGIIKVSYAIAEGTSLLNGFIHFGLVNDF; encoded by the coding sequence TTGATGATTCGCCAACCATTTAATAAAATTATTTTCGCCATTTCGTTTTTACTCTCACTTACAATTTATTCTCAAAATGATTTAAATAAAATTTTCGAAAATGAAATAATTATTGTTCGAAAAATTAATGTTAGCAATGAGAACAAATCTGACTCACTTATTTACAAAAAATATTTTCAAAAACTTATTGATGCTCAATTTAATCCGGAGTATTTGGAATTTGAAATAAATAATATTTTAAACTTTTACGAAAATAATGGATTTCCATTTGCTGAAGTTAAAATTCAATCAGTGATAATAAATTCAGATAGCAACAATAATAAATTTGCGGATATTTATATTTCAATTCAAAAAGGTGAGTTGCAAAAAATCAGTAAAGTTGAAATTGAAGGAAATATTAAAACAAATAATAATGTAATTATTAATGAATTAAGAATTGCAAGTGATGAAAAATATTCTCAAGAGAAAATTGATAGAATTCCAATTCTTCTTAATAAGTTAAATTTTTTTGAATCGGTTGAAACTCCAAAATATTTTGTTGATAATGAAAATAATGGAGTTCTTAAAATTTCTATCAAAGAAAAAAATACAAATTCATTTGATGGAATAATTGGTTACGTTCCCGCACAAACTGAAAGCGGAAAAGGTTATTTAACTGGTTTTGTAAATATTATTTTAAGAAATTTATTTGGAACTGGTCGCGGAACCGCAATAAAATGGCAGCAAGAAAGTAGTGCAACTCAAGAACTTAGTTTAAAATATTTAGAACCGTGGCTTTTTAATTATCCGTTTAATCTTAATTTGGAATTTTTTCAAAGAAAACAAGACAGCTCTTACGTTAAAAGATTATTCGGCGGAATTTTAGAATTTCTCGCAACTGAAAATATAAGCGCTGCATTAATTTTAGAAAGTGAATTTGTTATACCCACATTGACTCAAAAGGCAATAAATAATATTCCAAATTCTTCTTCATTAAACAGTGGATTGAAAGTAAAAATTGATTATCGCGATGATATTTTTTCTCCAACTGAAGGATTAGTTTTTGGTTCAACTTACAAATACCGACAAAAAAAAATAAATTCATCGACAAATTCCGAATTAAACGGAAATATTAATTATCATAATTATGAGCTTGAGTTCGGCGGTTATTATTCATTTTTCAAATCACAAGTTCTTTCTCTGGAGATTGATGCAAAAGAAATTATTGGTGATTATTTTGATGCAAGTGATTATTTTCAATTTGGCGGAACAAATTCTTTAAGAGGTTATAGAGAAAACTCTTTTATTGGGAATAGAGTAATTTGGTCAAATCTTGAATATAGATTTTTACTTTCGCAAAGAAGTTTTCTTTTTACATTTTGGGATAGTGGTTATTTTTTGCAGACGAACAATTTAGAAAATTCAGAAATTCGTAAAGAAAGATTTGCAAATGGTTACGGATTGGGATTAAGTTTAGAAACCGGTTTGGGAATAATAAAAGTTAGTTATGCAATTGCTGAAGGAACTTCTTTGCTAAATGGATTTATTCATTTCGGCTTGGTTAATGATTTTTAG
- a CDS encoding ATP-binding cassette domain-containing protein, with the protein MADVNYIIRIENLSKKFGDKIVLDDISLNVEKSENLVVFGRSGTGKSVLLKCIVGLLKPDNGKIYIKDKEVTSLSSKELNKVRKFTSFLFQGAALYDSMTVRENLKFSLQRNVEISNQDAEKKIIKTLQMVSLADAIDKMPSELSGGMKKRIGLARSIITDPEIMFYDEPTTGLDPISSKEISELILELQKQLKMTSIIVTHDLNCASIISDRNIFLKDGKIAYQGKIEELAKSQDKFLNNFFSTNIVE; encoded by the coding sequence ATGGCCGATGTAAATTATATTATCCGAATTGAAAATCTTAGTAAAAAATTTGGCGATAAAATTGTTCTTGATGATATTTCACTCAACGTAGAAAAAAGTGAAAACCTTGTTGTTTTTGGAAGAAGTGGAACCGGAAAAAGTGTTTTACTAAAATGCATAGTTGGATTATTAAAACCGGATAATGGAAAAATTTATATTAAAGATAAAGAAGTTACATCGCTTTCTTCTAAAGAATTGAATAAAGTAAGAAAATTTACAAGTTTTCTTTTTCAAGGTGCAGCTCTTTATGATTCAATGACTGTGAGGGAAAATTTAAAATTTTCACTTCAGAGAAATGTTGAAATTTCAAATCAAGATGCAGAAAAAAAAATTATAAAAACTTTACAAATGGTTTCACTTGCAGATGCAATAGATAAAATGCCTTCGGAGCTTTCTGGTGGAATGAAAAAAAGAATTGGTTTGGCAAGATCAATAATTACTGATCCGGAAATAATGTTTTATGATGAACCAACAACCGGTTTAGACCCAATATCATCTAAAGAAATTAGTGAATTAATTTTGGAATTACAGAAGCAGTTAAAAATGACATCAATAATTGTTACTCATGATTTAAATTGTGCAAGTATAATTTCTGATAGGAACATTTTTCTAAAAGACGGCAAAATTGCCTACCAAGGAAAAATTGAAGAATTGGCAAAATCACAAGATAAATTTCTTAATAATTTTTTCAGTACAAACATAGTTGAGTAA
- a CDS encoding 1-phosphofructokinase codes for MVLSITLNPLLERNLFFKNLSQNYRAYKENYSAGGKGINVSRQLNFLGIQNHSLTFLGGNKGKIIRSILEKENINFSSVNTKSETREASLIFDETNKKLQTYFGVNQVISNEEISQFILKMEKAITNSSVVVFSGSVPSENCSQIIEKGLEFCNQYDKISVLDTYGENLENLIKLSPTVIHNNADEIKKHLKVKLDSEKDYQTILNDFYKFGINLSFITNGKNSFYASKADFNYKVENPIVDEINPTGSGDAFLAGIIYGLEKSLIFNDFVKLGSALGALNASTLEVCKVKLEDAQKLTSQVTIQEIGKKIKIIDDSPTI; via the coding sequence ATGGTATTATCAATTACATTAAATCCGCTTTTAGAAAGAAATTTATTTTTTAAAAATCTTTCACAAAATTACCGTGCATACAAAGAGAATTATTCAGCAGGTGGAAAAGGAATTAATGTTAGTCGGCAATTAAATTTTTTAGGAATTCAAAATCACTCATTAACTTTTCTTGGCGGAAACAAAGGCAAAATAATTAGATCAATTCTCGAAAAAGAAAATATTAATTTCAGCTCAGTAAATACAAAATCCGAAACCCGCGAAGCTTCATTAATTTTTGATGAAACCAACAAAAAACTGCAAACTTATTTTGGAGTTAATCAAGTAATTTCAAATGAGGAAATTTCTCAATTCATTTTGAAAATGGAAAAAGCAATTACAAATTCTTCTGTTGTTGTTTTTTCCGGAAGCGTGCCGAGCGAAAATTGCTCACAAATTATTGAAAAAGGTTTAGAGTTTTGCAATCAATATGATAAAATTTCTGTTCTTGATACTTACGGAGAAAATCTTGAAAATCTAATAAAACTAAGCCCAACAGTTATTCACAATAATGCTGATGAAATAAAAAAACATCTCAAAGTAAAATTAGATTCGGAAAAGGATTATCAAACTATTTTAAATGATTTTTATAAATTCGGAATAAATTTATCATTTATCACAAACGGAAAAAATTCTTTTTATGCATCAAAAGCAGATTTTAATTACAAAGTTGAAAATCCGATTGTTGATGAAATAAATCCAACCGGAAGCGGTGACGCATTTTTAGCCGGAATTATTTATGGATTAGAAAAATCATTAATATTTAATGATTTTGTTAAATTGGGCTCTGCGCTTGGTGCTTTAAATGCTTCAACTTTAGAAGTTTGTAAAGTAAAATTGGAAGATGCACAAAAGTTAACTTCGCAAGTTACAATTCAAGAAATAGGAAAAAAAATAAAAATAATTGATGATTCGCCAACCATTTAA
- a CDS encoding ABC transporter permease, whose translation MNLPNHINKKDLTFRERLYNFFATITGLSIFNWEILKQAFVPPYEIPEIKKHMNELGIKTFPIVSITGFVIGLVIVMQSEPVFVRFGASDFLPGASALSIVRELAPVITALIFAGRVSSGIGAELGSMRVTEQIDAMEVSAINPFKYLVVTRVIATTMILPILTVYVIFLAIGGGFFALTLSQGMNFEYYKNAVVDSVKFGDLIPSISKTFVFGYITGIVGCYKGYIADGGTEGVGKASTTAVVLASLIILLFDTVLVKISLMIWPM comes from the coding sequence ATGAATCTGCCAAATCATATAAATAAAAAAGATTTAACTTTTCGCGAAAGATTATATAATTTTTTTGCAACAATTACTGGACTCTCAATTTTTAATTGGGAAATTTTAAAGCAAGCATTTGTTCCTCCGTATGAAATTCCGGAAATAAAAAAACACATGAATGAATTGGGAATTAAAACTTTTCCAATTGTAAGTATTACGGGATTCGTAATCGGGTTGGTTATTGTGATGCAAAGTGAACCGGTATTTGTAAGATTCGGCGCTTCCGATTTTCTTCCCGGCGCTTCAGCGCTTTCCATTGTACGTGAATTAGCTCCGGTAATTACAGCATTAATTTTTGCCGGAAGAGTAAGCTCCGGAATTGGTGCAGAGCTCGGTTCAATGCGTGTAACTGAACAAATTGATGCAATGGAAGTTTCAGCAATAAATCCGTTTAAATATTTAGTTGTTACTAGAGTTATTGCAACAACAATGATTCTTCCAATATTGACTGTGTATGTTATTTTTCTTGCAATCGGCGGAGGCTTTTTTGCATTAACACTTTCGCAAGGAATGAATTTTGAATATTATAAAAACGCTGTTGTGGATAGCGTAAAATTCGGTGATTTAATTCCAAGTATTTCCAAAACTTTTGTGTTTGGTTATATTACCGGAATTGTTGGATGTTATAAAGGATATATTGCAGATGGCGGAACCGAAGGAGTTGGAAAAGCATCAACAACTGCAGTAGTTTTGGCATCATTAATTATTTTATTATTTGATACTGTTTTAGTAAAAATCTCTTTAATGATATGGCCGATGTAA
- a CDS encoding ribonuclease HII: MILENKKFDLQFISDDKILLAGIDEAGRGPLAGPVVAAAVIFEKDIFIPGVNDSKQLNENQRESLDKLIKEKAICFGYGIVDEKEIDKINILQATLKAMKIAVENLNVKPNLIIIDGNKSFNSKIPTKTIVKGDTKSFSIAAASILAKVKRDEIMKNAAISFPQYFWEKNKGYGTKQHIEAIKKYNYSPMHRKTFLKNIFQSNQETFIKNEK, translated from the coding sequence ATAATTTTGGAAAATAAAAAATTCGATTTACAATTTATTTCTGATGATAAAATTTTACTTGCCGGAATTGATGAAGCTGGTCGCGGACCATTAGCTGGACCAGTAGTTGCAGCAGCAGTTATTTTTGAAAAAGATATTTTTATTCCCGGTGTAAATGATTCAAAACAATTGAATGAAAACCAAAGAGAAAGTTTAGATAAATTAATAAAAGAAAAAGCCATCTGTTTTGGATATGGAATTGTTGATGAAAAAGAAATTGATAAAATTAATATTCTTCAAGCAACTTTAAAGGCAATGAAAATTGCAGTTGAAAATCTAAACGTAAAACCAAATTTAATAATTATTGATGGAAACAAATCATTCAATTCTAAAATTCCGACTAAAACAATTGTAAAAGGTGATACAAAATCTTTCTCAATAGCTGCAGCTTCAATTTTGGCAAAAGTTAAAAGAGATGAAATAATGAAAAATGCTGCAATTAGTTTCCCACAATATTTTTGGGAAAAGAATAAAGGGTATGGAACCAAACAGCATATTGAAGCAATTAAAAAATACAATTACTCTCCTATGCATCGAAAAACATTTTTGAAAAATATTTTTCAAAGTAATCAAGAAACTTTTATTAAAAATGAAAAATAA
- a CDS encoding MCE family protein: MLKQLEGAKLGLFIFLGTVLLVIAIFLIGSKESLFTDSIYVKTYFDNVEGLRTGAAVRLNGLNVGSVSDVKLMEVNQYRVEVTMRISENVKEFIRLDSEAGIETEGIIGSKIVIITPGSKENATIENGGVILSKAPINMSQIISETQSIMGYMKDLTKELSEVLGKVNAGEGTIGKLVNDKELYTETVTIVKSADVALNIMVDRLEKMSVFIIGLGTNVENIVGNVDSAAIDLRNLIDRIEKGEGALGALISDASVYDSIKTIVSNLTQTTENAKIGADGFAENMEALKHNWLFKNYFEQRGYWKKSEFETKIDNQLKSIEEQSKTLDLKLKELRELEERISTKKE, from the coding sequence ATGTTAAAGCAATTGGAAGGAGCAAAACTCGGACTTTTCATTTTTCTGGGAACAGTTCTTTTAGTTATTGCAATTTTTCTTATCGGAAGTAAAGAATCATTATTTACAGATAGTATTTATGTTAAAACATATTTTGATAATGTTGAAGGTTTGCGAACCGGCGCAGCAGTTAGGTTAAACGGATTAAATGTAGGAAGCGTAAGTGATGTAAAGTTGATGGAAGTAAATCAATACCGTGTTGAAGTTACTATGAGAATCAGTGAAAATGTTAAAGAGTTTATAAGATTAGACAGCGAAGCCGGAATTGAAACCGAAGGGATAATTGGAAGTAAAATTGTAATAATTACGCCCGGTTCAAAAGAAAATGCAACAATTGAAAACGGTGGAGTAATACTTTCAAAGGCTCCTATAAATATGTCACAAATTATTTCTGAAACCCAAAGCATTATGGGTTACATGAAAGATTTAACAAAAGAACTTTCCGAAGTTTTGGGTAAAGTAAATGCTGGCGAAGGAACTATTGGTAAATTAGTAAATGATAAAGAACTTTATACCGAAACAGTAACCATAGTAAAATCTGCTGATGTTGCACTGAACATAATGGTTGATAGATTGGAAAAAATGTCCGTATTTATAATCGGACTTGGAACCAACGTTGAAAATATTGTTGGAAATGTTGATAGCGCTGCAATTGATTTAAGAAATTTAATTGATAGAATAGAAAAAGGTGAAGGTGCACTTGGAGCTTTAATTTCGGATGCAAGTGTTTATGATTCAATAAAAACAATTGTTTCGAATTTAACGCAAACAACCGAAAATGCTAAAATTGGTGCAGATGGATTTGCTGAAAATATGGAAGCATTAAAGCATAATTGGTTATTTAAAAATTATTTTGAACAAAGAGGTTATTGGAAAAAATCTGAGTTCGAAACAAAAATTGATAATCAATTAAAATCAATTGAAGAGCAAAGTAAAACTTTAGATTTAAAATTAAAAGAACTTCGGGAATTGGAAGAAAGAATTTCCACAAAGAAAGAATAA
- a CDS encoding YraN family protein — MKNNKKETGDIGEKIATDFLAEKGFEIIEKNYHFGHGEIDIVAKDKNVLVFVEVKTRKNLEFGEPELAVTKNKQRQIRKIAEAYLYEKNIKDIDCRFDVFGILLNKNLPPKITYIENAF, encoded by the coding sequence ATGAAAAATAATAAAAAAGAAACCGGTGATATAGGTGAAAAAATAGCAACTGATTTTCTTGCTGAAAAAGGTTTTGAAATTATTGAAAAAAATTATCATTTCGGTCACGGTGAAATTGATATTGTTGCAAAAGATAAAAATGTTTTAGTTTTTGTAGAAGTTAAAACTCGTAAAAATTTGGAATTTGGTGAACCCGAATTAGCTGTTACAAAAAATAAACAGAGACAAATTAGAAAAATTGCAGAAGCATATTTGTATGAAAAAAATATTAAAGATATTGATTGCAGATTTGATGTATTTGGAATTTTACTTAACAAAAATCTTCCACCTAAAATAACTTATATTGAAAATGCTTTTTAG